The following is a genomic window from Bacteroidia bacterium.
CGGACGTCAACGCCGGATATTTCCGTATTTCGATGCGCCAACCCTGATCTTCGGTGAGATGCCAGTGCAGACGGTTCATCTTCAGCAAAGCGAGCATATCGATGGTGCGTTTGATGAAATCCACATCCATGAAATGCCGGCAGCAGTCCAGCAACAGTCCGCGCCAGGGGAAACGAGGAATATCCTGCACTGTAGCCGAGGGGACGGTCCATGCCTTCACGGTGTCCCGACCGGCGGGTGATTCAAAACGCGCCGGCAGGAGCTGGCGCAGCGTCATGACGGCATAGAACGCCCCGGCCTCGGAAGGCGCCGAAATGCGTATGCCGGCGGGGTATACACGCAGTGCGTATGCCTCGGGGGAGACCTCCGCGTTTGCTTCCATGCGCGAGAAGACGATGCTGCCCGGGGCCGCGCTTTCGCGAGGTGCGCGAACGACGGTTGGTCTGAAGGGCGAGACCTGCGCTATCATCCCGGCAAGAAATTCGGCGCTGCTGAGCGGTGCGTGCGCACCGGTATCCACGACGATGACCGTTTTCTCGGTGATGGAAAACGCGCCCGGTTGTATGATGGCCCTCGCCGGCCTCGGTATGAGCGGCGCTTCCGGCGGCGGTGCCGGGGTAGGACCCTGTGCAAGCGCAGCCACGGAAAGCCACAGGAGGACTATTGTACAGGAAAGAGCGTTACGCATCATATCAGCGGACGATTTTATCGAAAGCGATGGAACGTGACAGTTCGGAATCCTGTGTTATCGCGAGCAGTACCCAGGTTTTACTGTCCATACGCTCGTCGGCGAGCACGGAGTATTCGGCTTTCCATCCGTTGTGTGTCGGGGTGAGCACAGGCACCCATTCGTCTATGCGCAGGGAATCCGAGATCATCCCGAGCTCGACGAAGCTCTTCGCCCAACGCTTGTGTTTTTTAAGAAAATCTTTCTGTGCCCAATAGATGCGGTGCAGCGACATGATGTAGGGATATTGCTTGTCGGCGGTGAAATCCGCGCAGTCCTTCGTGCTGTTCACGAAGCGCACCCAGCCCCATTTCTCGGGCCTGTGCATGTCCACGACCCCTTGCGGCGACCACACCCAGTTATCTTCGCTGCTCCCCGGTACTTTTTCGTAGCGACCGCCCTTCACATCGTGCCGCCATTGGACGCGGGAAAAATTCACGCGCCAGGTCTTTCCGGCGAACGACGGTTTTTTCTCTCCGTGGCGATCGAACGCGCTCCAGGGTATAGCCACTTCCGCAGTCCATCCCCGATCGGTATCGGATGGATCGTTTAAAGTCCCCTGCACATGCACCGCGCTGAGCAATCCCTTGATGTCCCAGCTGTTGTCCGCAGGTCCGCCGTCGCGGTAGGGCTTGGGCAGGAAGAGATCCCACACCGTATTCAGGGCGTTCATCTCGAATTCGTAGTAATAATGATTTTTGCCGGAAGGGTTGATGAATATTTCGAAATCATTGTCGTGAAAGATGACGGCGTCCCGCTCGGTCAGGGTCCCCCATACATGCGGCTCGTCCATTTCGGCGAAAAAGTAAAAATAGCTGTCGTCCCACAGCATCTTGACGCGGGTGCGGAATCGCGGCTTCGCTTTGCCCTCGCCCTGGATGTCCACGAAATCCTCGGTCCACGGCGCGGTACCCCAGGCAGCTTCATCCATTTTTCCGTCAACGGTGATTTTCCCGCTCGCTTTCAGACAACAGTAAGTGTGGGGCACGATGGTATAGTAGGGCTCGTCGGGAACGGCGTTGAGCGCGACCAGGGAAATCCGCGGTGCTTGCCGGGGTGTTTCGATGCCGCCCCGCATGGGTGCGGAGTCCGCAACCAGGAATGAAGCAAGCAGGAGATGAAAAAATAATGGGAGCAGAGGCATCGTATTCTCCTGAATTTACTGTTGTGTGCTCCACAAGGACGACGGTTGCGGCCCCATGACAAAATGCAATGTACCACCACGCATGATGTCTTCGTGGCGTATCCAGGGATGCTCCAGGGGATTGCCGTTCAACGTCGCTGCCTGAATATAGACGTTTTCCGGAGTGTTGTTCTCGGCTTCGATGGTAAATACCTTGTCGTCACCCACATCGATGATCACGCGGTCAAGCACGGGACTGCCGATGTCATACACGCCGCCGCAGGGATTGACGGGATAGAAACCCATCGCGCTGAAGACGTACCAGGCGGACATCTGTCCGCAATCTTCATTTCCGATAAGTCCATCCGGTTGATCGTGATACATCTCGCGCATGATGCGGCGGACGAGGCGCTGCGTTTTCCACGGTTGCCCGGCGCGATTGTAGAGATATGCGATGTGATGGCTGGGCTCGTTGCCGTGTGCATACATGCCGATCAGGCCTGTGACGTCACCGGTTGCGCCCGTGCCCTCCAGATCCGAACTCTGCTCGAACAGCGAATCCAGCTTTGCGCAGAATTTTTCCCGTCCGCCCATCAGCCCGATCAGTCCGTCCACGTCGTGCGGAACGAACCAGGTGTACTGCCATGCGTTGCCTTCGGTGTATTCGTGCTGCTTGAGCGTGGAGAAGCGTGGATTGAACGGCGTGCGCCACGACCCGTCGAGATTCCGTCCGCGCATGAAACCGAGATCGGTATCGAACAGAGAGCGGTAGTATTGCGAGCGGTCGGTAAACCGCTGCGCGTCTGCGTGTTGACCAAGCAGGGTCGCGGTTTGTGCGATGCACCAGTCATCGTACGCATACTCAAGAGTTTTCGAAACGGACTCGTTTTCCTTATCGGCAGGAATGTATCGCGGCGTGCTCTGCGGGCGCAGCGTGAAGCGTATCGTTTCGTTTCTTCCTGCATCGTCACGTACTTCAAGGTGTGCGGCACGTTCTTCGCGCGTTGCCTTCATCGGCGTTGTGATGATGTTCAGACCCGGGTACAATGTCGATGTGGCCGTAATGCCGGCATCGCTGGTTACCGTGATCATCGTTGGCTGGCCGAGATGCTCCATGCACACGCGTGCGAACTGCAGCGGCCCGTCCTTGCCTTGCGCCGAACCGACATCGGTGGCCGCAAAGCGACGGCCGGAAAAACTGTGCTTGAACGTCATCACCCAATCCTGGCTTCCTGCGCGTTCGCCCTCGAGCCGGAGCGACAACGGCCGCCCGCTGTCGAACATGCCCTTGGGCAGTATCAGCGTCATGGTACCGAAAAGGTCGCCGAATTCGTCCACCATGTCCGCAGCAAAATGCAGGACGGCGCCGTTCCCCTGCGCGGTCACGACGGAGCTGTCCGCCGTACGCGGTGTGCGGAAAGAAAGAATCTCGCGGCCGTTCACCGACAGGGTGAAGAGATTTCCACCCTTATTGGTGGACATGCCTGCGAGCCAGGCGAGAGCGATGGCACCATCGCCGGCTTCCGCGGGCACGACCGCGCTGCGCCACACAATGGGCATTGCTTCATAAGTCGCTCGGGTCAGGAGGGCCTCATGCGCATCCGGATGGGAGGAATGATAGCCCAGGGTAGCGCCCGATTCCTCCGAAGCGAAACCGCTGATCACTGTGGTGATACCGGTCCAGTCCAGTGTGGAAAGAAGCGTGCGCCTGTTGTTGTTCGAGAGCACGGAGTCCACATCCAGTTCCGATGCCATCGAATAGAATTTCAGGCCGCCTTTCTCCTGCTCCGCGCTGGCTTTCATCGCCTTCAGCGCCTTGTTCGCGTCGATGCCTTCGATCCCTTTGAGTAAAGCATCGGCGATGACGGGCACGGAGTGATAGCCGATCATGCAATTCGTTTCGTTCGCATGCAGCGTCCACACCGGCAACTGACCGCTCTCATCGTAAAAGGCCAGCATGGATCGCACCCAATGCGTGACCAGCCCGGGGTTGAGAATGGTGAACAGCGGATGCAGCGCGCGGAAGGTGTCCCAGAGCGAAAATATCGTGTAATGCTCGTACCCCTCCGCGCTGTGCACACTGTCGTCTCCGCCGCGATAGCGTCCGTCGGTGTCGCTGTACAGCGCCGGAGCGAGCATGCAATGATAGAGCGCCGTCGTGAACGTGCGTCGCATCGCGTCGTCTTCCGCCGCGAAGCTGATTTGAGACAAAGCGTCGTCCCACTGTCGCCGCGCCTGCCAGCGCGCCTGGTCGAAGTCGTCGAAGTAGTCCGCCTCGGCGCGCAGATTTTCCAGGGCGTTTTCCACGCTCACGGACGAGATGCCGACCTTGACGAGCAGGGGATGCTGTGTCGCTGCGCGACCGAACGACAGAACCGCCAGCGCCGAGCGTCCGCTGAATTCATGCGAAGAACTGACGCGCCTGCCGTCCTCGCCATTTGTCACCGCGAGCACAGGCGCCGAAAACTGTGCCGCGAAATACACTCGCTGTAATGGCGCCCAGCCGCTGGAAACACGGTACCCCGTGAGGAGACGATCGTCAACCATCCGCATACCGCTCTCCACCGTACGGTCGTCCTGCCCGTATCCGAGGTCCACGATAATGCGTGCGGAGTCGCTTACGGGAAAGGTATAACGATGGAGCCCGCAGCGACGTGTGGTCGTGAGTTCCACAAGAATGTCATTATCCAGAAGGCGGACCTTGTAGTATCCGGGCGAGGCTTCCTCCCGATCATGAGAAAACGGCGAGCGATAGGTTCTGTCCACACTGCGCCAGGACGTCGTGGGCATGAACAGGATATCTCCGAGATCCGCGCAACCGGTACCGCTCAGATGCGTATGGCTGAAGCCGATGAGTGCCGTGTCGGAATAATGATAGCCCGAGCACCAATCCCACCCTTTTTTACCGGCATCGGGACTGAGCTGCACCATGCCGAAAGGTACAGTGGCGCCGGGATACGTGTGTCCATGCGCTCCCGTGCCGATGAAGGGATTCACGTACTCCACCGCCGACGACTGCGCGGTCAGAAAGAACGTCGGAATGCACAGGAGACTTGCTGTGATAAGGATTGGTCTGAAATATCGCATGCTCACTCGCGGATATGAAGGCCCGAAAAGCGATTTAAAATTGCGAAAATCCGTACAAATAAAATATCACTCGTCAATCTTTACGCTGGACGAAAGGCAAGGATGCGTCGGTGTGAACGGAGCAACTCTCCGTCCATCCCTCGTTCCACGCTCCTCACCTGCGTTGCTCCGATCCCGCGTTCTTACCTTTTCACCGTTTCACCATTTCACCTTTTCACGAAATCACGTCTTCAGCACGATTTTTATGCAACAGAATTCGTAAATCGTAAGTAGTAATTCGTTTACCCTCTTGTCAGGGGTTTGTACTTGATCCGATGCGGCTGATCGGCGGCGATGCCGAGGCGTTCGCGGCGGTTCTGCTCGTACATCTTGTAGTTGCCGTCGAACCACACCGCGGTACTGTCACCCTCGAAGGCGAGAATATGTGTGGCGATGCGGTCGAGGAACCAGCGGTCGTGGGAAATCACCACGGCGCAACCCGCGAAATTCTCCAGGGCGATTTCGAGTGCGCGCAGTGTGTTGACGTCCAGGTCGTTGGTCGGTTCGTCGAGCAGCAGCACGTTGGCGCCTTCCTTGAGCGTCTTGGCCAGATGGACCCGGTTGCGCTCGCCGCCGGAGAGCATGGTCACAAGCTTCTGCTGATCCGCGCCGCTGAAATTGAAGCGTCCGACGTAGGCGCGCGAATTCATCTCGCGATTGCCGAGCCGGACGATGTCATCGCCGCCGGAGATTTCCTGGAATATCGTTTTCTCGGCGTCGAGCGGCCTGCGCTGGTCCACATATCCGAGCCTGACCGTGCTCCCCACGTTGAAGCTGCCGGCGTCCGCTTCGATTTCACCGGTTATCATGCGGAACAACGTCGTCTTGCCCGCGCCGTTGGGACCGATCACTCCCACGATCCCGCCGGGGGGAAGAGAAAATGTCAAATCCTCAAACAGCAGCTTATCACCGAAGGCCTTGCTGACGCCCTGCGCTTCGATCACGACGTCGCCGAGGCGCGGACCGGCGGGGATGAAGATTTCCATCTCCTCATTGCGTTTTTCATGTTCCTCGCTGAGCATTTTCTCATAGGCCGAGATGCGTGCCTTGCTCTTCGCATGGCGGCCTTTGGGATTCATGCGCACCCATTCCAGCTCTTCGGCCAGCGCACGCTGACGCTTGGATTCCTGCTTCTCCTCCAGCGCCAGACGTTCGCGTTTCTGTTCCAGCCAGGATGAGTAGTTGCCCTTGAAGGGAATGCCCTCGCCGCGGTCGAGCTCGAGTATCCAGCCCGCCACGTTGTCGAGGAAATAGCGGTCATGCGTCACGGCGATGACGGTTCCGGGGTATTGCCCGAGATGCTGTTCCAGCCAGGCCACGGACTCGGCGTCAAGGTGGTTGGTCGGCTCGTCGAGCAGCAGCACGTCCGGATGCCGCAGTAGCAGGCGGCACAGCGCTACGCGACGGAGTTCGCCGCCGGACAGCGTGGAAATGGAGGCCTCGGGCGGGGGACAGCGCAACGCGTCCATCGCCATTTCAAGACGCGAATCAAGATCCCAGGCATCGAGCTGATCAATGCGCTCCTGCAGCTTGCCCTGTTTCTCCAAAAGGGCATCGAAATCCGCGTCGGGTTCGGCGAATTGTGCGCTGACCTCTTCGTACGCTTTGAGCAGATCCACGATTTCCTGCACGCCCTCTTCGACGATCTCTCTGACGGTTTTCGCGGGATCGAGCTGGGGCTCCTGCGGCAGATAGCCGAAAGTGATGTCTTTGTTCGAGGTTATCGTGCCGAGATAGTCGTCGTCCTCCCCGGCGATGATGCGCAGCAGTGTGGACTTGCCGGCGCCGTTGAGACCCAGTACGCCAATTTTGGCGCCGTAGAAAAACGAAAGGTAGATATCCTTCAGCACCTGCTTGTTGGGCTTGTGGATTTTCCCTACACCCACCATCGAGAAAATTATTTTATTGTCGCTCATGTACGTGAACCGTTGTTGTGAAAAATGAAAGATACGGCGGCGGACGTGATCGGTGAAAGTGCGGGTTGAGACGAGACGATCCGACGCCTCCCCCATCCCTGTCGGACATTCAGATCGGACTAGCCAGAAAACCGATTTGCTTCGTATCTTGCATTGATATCGGATGAACCGGAGTCCTGGGTATGAAAAAACTTCTCATTCTTGGAGCGGGCACGGCGGGAACGCTGATGCTGAATAAATTGCACGACCTGCTCGATCTCGATCAATGGCAGCTCACCATCGTGGATCAGTTCGAAAGTCATTACTATCAACCGGGGTTTCTCTTTATCCCCTTCGGCGTGTATACACGCAAGGACGTGGTCAAGCCCAAACGTGATTTCTTTCCGCCCGGAGCAGAGGTGATCATGTCGCGCATCGAGCGTATCGAACCGGAGCAGCGACGCGTCCTGCTCTCGAATTCGGTGGTGCTTAATTACGACGTGCTGATCATCGCAACCGGTGCCAGGATAACGCCGGCGGAAACGGAAGGCCTGCTCGGCGATCAATGGTTCAAATCCATTTTCGATTTCTATACGATCGAAGGTGCATGCGCTCTCGCGGACTTCTTCAGGCATTGGGAGGGCGGCAGGCTTGTGGTGAACGTCGCCGAAATGCCCATCAAATGTCCCGTGGCGCCGCTGGAATTTGCTTTCCTCGCGGATTGGTGGTTCACCGAGCGCGGCATGAGGAACAGCGTTGATATACATTTCGTCACTCCGCTCCCCGGCGCCTTCACCAAGCCACGCGCCTCCGCGGTGCTGGGCGACATTCTCGGAAAAAAGAACATCGGTCTGACCACGGAGTTCAACATTGGTCGCGTGGATAACGAGAAGAAAACCATTGTGTCCTGGGACGACACCGAAATTCCTTTCGACGTGCTCGTCAGCATACCTACGAATATGGGTGACGCGGCGATCGAACGGTCAGGGATGGGTGACGAGCTGAATTTCATTCCCACGAACAAAGCCACTCTGCAATCCCTGGAACATGAAAATATTTTCGTCATCGGTGATGCCACGAATCTACCGAGCTCCAAGGCCGGTTCGGTAGCGCATTTTCAGGCGGATATTCTGTGCGAGAATCTTCTGAGCTTCATCGACGAGCGTCCCATGCGCGGGCGCTTCGACGGGCACGCGAATTGCTTCATCGAATCCGGCTTCGGCAAGGGAATACTGATCGATTTCAACTACGACACGGAACCACTTCCCGGAAAATTCCCTCTGCCCGGTATCGGGCCGTTTTCTTTGCTCGAGGAAACGGAGATGAATCATTACGGCAAAATCATGTTCCGCTGGATGTACTGGAATTTCCTGCTGAAAGGCAAGGAACTGCCGATCGAATCGCATATGTCCATGTATGGCAAAAGGCTGTAAGATGGAGGACAACGAACGGCTTCAGCGACAAATCGACGAGGTCAACGGCAAGCTCGACCTCATTCTGGGGGAACTCGCGTTGCAGCGACGGCACCGCCAGGAAATGCAGGATCTTCAGGACGATCTCATGCGCGTCGCGCGCGACATGTATCACGTCACTGTGCGCGAGCTCGAGAATATTCACGATGAAGTGAGCACCGGCGATATCGCCTATCTGCTCAAGAAGCTGCTGCGCAATGTGAACAACATCACCGCGGCCTTCGAACAGATGGAAAGCATCCGCGGGTTTCTTGAGGATTTCGCTCCGGTTTCACGCCAGCTGTCGCTCGACCTTATGCGAAAGCTTCACGAAGTGGAGCAGAAGGGCTACTTCGATTTCATGCGCGAGTTGTTCGCTGTGGCCGAAAGGGTGGTGACCACCTACAATGCCGACGACGTCCGTCGACTCGGTGAGAACATTGTCACGATACTCGACACGGTCAAAAACCTGACGCAGCCGGAAATGCTGCGCGGAGTCAACAACGCCCTGAATGTGTACAGCAACCTCGACATCGTCGTCGCAGAGGATAAATCCCTCCTAAAACTTCTGCGTGAAATCAACACACCGGAAGCCCGCCGCGGCCTGGCGTTCATGATAGAATTTCTCAAAAAACTCACACCCGCCGCCGGGGACCCCTCAACGATTCTTCCACACGACAATACACCCCAACAGCAGGAGCATTGATGGAAACACGTGAATTCGCAGGGAAAGCAATCGCACTCGATGCGGACGGCCACATGGCGAATCGCGCCGAGTGGACCGAAGAAATCGCGGCCGCGATCGCAGCGGACGAAGGCATAGCGGAACTGACGCCGCGTCACTGGCTGGTGATCAATTTCATGCGTAAGGCTTTCGACGAAAAAGGCGACGCGCCGTCCATCCGCCGCCTCACCAAGGAGAGCGGTGTAGACACCAAGGAACTCTACGATCTGTTTCCGAAAGGTCCTGCGAGGAAGGCCGCGAAAATCGCCGGTCTCCCGAAACCCACAGGTTGCATTTAACTATTTCAGGAGCTCAGCACATGGCGGAACCCATTGAAAAAGTATCCATCATCGTTTCGCGCGGCTCGCTCGACGGTGTATATCCTGGCCTGATCATGGCCAACGGCGCCCGTATGGAGGGTATTGAAGCAACC
Proteins encoded in this region:
- a CDS encoding family 20 glycosylhydrolase — translated: MMRNALSCTIVLLWLSVAALAQGPTPAPPPEAPLIPRPARAIIQPGAFSITEKTVIVVDTGAHAPLSSAEFLAGMIAQVSPFRPTVVRAPRESAAPGSIVFSRMEANAEVSPEAYALRVYPAGIRISAPSEAGAFYAVMTLRQLLPARFESPAGRDTVKAWTVPSATVQDIPRFPWRGLLLDCCRHFMDVDFIKRTIDMLALLKMNRLHWHLTEDQGWRIEIRKYPALTS
- a CDS encoding carbohydrate-binding family 9-like protein, which encodes MPLLPLFFHLLLASFLVADSAPMRGGIETPRQAPRISLVALNAVPDEPYYTIVPHTYCCLKASGKITVDGKMDEAAWGTAPWTEDFVDIQGEGKAKPRFRTRVKMLWDDSYFYFFAEMDEPHVWGTLTERDAVIFHDNDFEIFINPSGKNHYYYEFEMNALNTVWDLFLPKPYRDGGPADNSWDIKGLLSAVHVQGTLNDPSDTDRGWTAEVAIPWSAFDRHGEKKPSFAGKTWRVNFSRVQWRHDVKGGRYEKVPGSSEDNWVWSPQGVVDMHRPEKWGWVRFVNSTKDCADFTADKQYPYIMSLHRIYWAQKDFLKKHKRWAKSFVELGMISDSLRIDEWVPVLTPTHNGWKAEYSVLADERMDSKTWVLLAITQDSELSRSIAFDKIVR
- a CDS encoding GH92 family glycosyl hydrolase; the encoded protein is MRYFRPILITASLLCIPTFFLTAQSSAVEYVNPFIGTGAHGHTYPGATVPFGMVQLSPDAGKKGWDWCSGYHYSDTALIGFSHTHLSGTGCADLGDILFMPTTSWRSVDRTYRSPFSHDREEASPGYYKVRLLDNDILVELTTTRRCGLHRYTFPVSDSARIIVDLGYGQDDRTVESGMRMVDDRLLTGYRVSSGWAPLQRVYFAAQFSAPVLAVTNGEDGRRVSSSHEFSGRSALAVLSFGRAATQHPLLVKVGISSVSVENALENLRAEADYFDDFDQARWQARRQWDDALSQISFAAEDDAMRRTFTTALYHCMLAPALYSDTDGRYRGGDDSVHSAEGYEHYTIFSLWDTFRALHPLFTILNPGLVTHWVRSMLAFYDESGQLPVWTLHANETNCMIGYHSVPVIADALLKGIEGIDANKALKAMKASAEQEKGGLKFYSMASELDVDSVLSNNNRRTLLSTLDWTGITTVISGFASEESGATLGYHSSHPDAHEALLTRATYEAMPIVWRSAVVPAEAGDGAIALAWLAGMSTNKGGNLFTLSVNGREILSFRTPRTADSSVVTAQGNGAVLHFAADMVDEFGDLFGTMTLILPKGMFDSGRPLSLRLEGERAGSQDWVMTFKHSFSGRRFAATDVGSAQGKDGPLQFARVCMEHLGQPTMITVTSDAGITATSTLYPGLNIITTPMKATREERAAHLEVRDDAGRNETIRFTLRPQSTPRYIPADKENESVSKTLEYAYDDWCIAQTATLLGQHADAQRFTDRSQYYRSLFDTDLGFMRGRNLDGSWRTPFNPRFSTLKQHEYTEGNAWQYTWFVPHDVDGLIGLMGGREKFCAKLDSLFEQSSDLEGTGATGDVTGLIGMYAHGNEPSHHIAYLYNRAGQPWKTQRLVRRIMREMYHDQPDGLIGNEDCGQMSAWYVFSAMGFYPVNPCGGVYDIGSPVLDRVIIDVGDDKVFTIEAENNTPENVYIQAATLNGNPLEHPWIRHEDIMRGGTLHFVMGPQPSSLWSTQQ
- the ettA gene encoding energy-dependent translational throttle protein EttA, with the translated sequence MSDNKIIFSMVGVGKIHKPNKQVLKDIYLSFFYGAKIGVLGLNGAGKSTLLRIIAGEDDDYLGTITSNKDITFGYLPQEPQLDPAKTVREIVEEGVQEIVDLLKAYEEVSAQFAEPDADFDALLEKQGKLQERIDQLDAWDLDSRLEMAMDALRCPPPEASISTLSGGELRRVALCRLLLRHPDVLLLDEPTNHLDAESVAWLEQHLGQYPGTVIAVTHDRYFLDNVAGWILELDRGEGIPFKGNYSSWLEQKRERLALEEKQESKRQRALAEELEWVRMNPKGRHAKSKARISAYEKMLSEEHEKRNEEMEIFIPAGPRLGDVVIEAQGVSKAFGDKLLFEDLTFSLPPGGIVGVIGPNGAGKTTLFRMITGEIEADAGSFNVGSTVRLGYVDQRRPLDAEKTIFQEISGGDDIVRLGNREMNSRAYVGRFNFSGADQQKLVTMLSGGERNRVHLAKTLKEGANVLLLDEPTNDLDVNTLRALEIALENFAGCAVVISHDRWFLDRIATHILAFEGDSTAVWFDGNYKMYEQNRRERLGIAADQPHRIKYKPLTRG
- a CDS encoding NAD(P)/FAD-dependent oxidoreductase, producing the protein MKKLLILGAGTAGTLMLNKLHDLLDLDQWQLTIVDQFESHYYQPGFLFIPFGVYTRKDVVKPKRDFFPPGAEVIMSRIERIEPEQRRVLLSNSVVLNYDVLIIATGARITPAETEGLLGDQWFKSIFDFYTIEGACALADFFRHWEGGRLVVNVAEMPIKCPVAPLEFAFLADWWFTERGMRNSVDIHFVTPLPGAFTKPRASAVLGDILGKKNIGLTTEFNIGRVDNEKKTIVSWDDTEIPFDVLVSIPTNMGDAAIERSGMGDELNFIPTNKATLQSLEHENIFVIGDATNLPSSKAGSVAHFQADILCENLLSFIDERPMRGRFDGHANCFIESGFGKGILIDFNYDTEPLPGKFPLPGIGPFSLLEETEMNHYGKIMFRWMYWNFLLKGKELPIESHMSMYGKRL
- a CDS encoding DUF1641 domain-containing protein; the protein is MAKGCKMEDNERLQRQIDEVNGKLDLILGELALQRRHRQEMQDLQDDLMRVARDMYHVTVRELENIHDEVSTGDIAYLLKKLLRNVNNITAAFEQMESIRGFLEDFAPVSRQLSLDLMRKLHEVEQKGYFDFMRELFAVAERVVTTYNADDVRRLGENIVTILDTVKNLTQPEMLRGVNNALNVYSNLDIVVAEDKSLLKLLREINTPEARRGLAFMIEFLKKLTPAAGDPSTILPHDNTPQQQEH
- a CDS encoding TusE/DsrC/DsvC family sulfur relay protein, yielding METREFAGKAIALDADGHMANRAEWTEEIAAAIAADEGIAELTPRHWLVINFMRKAFDEKGDAPSIRRLTKESGVDTKELYDLFPKGPARKAAKIAGLPKPTGCI